TGCGGAATCGAAAACCGCCGGAAGACATTAATCTAAAGGTAGGGGAGCAGGATTTATTTTTAGAACGTTCGTTGTTCTACGTGAATGGTATCTTGGAGTTGATGAATTCACAGAAGGAGAATTCGAGGTAAGCGTCCCCAGATCTTCTCCTAATTTCAAAGCTGACTATTTCAAAACTCCGTCCATCCATTCTTTATAAGAATAGAGGCTGCTAATCGTCGCGATATACGATTTTGCAGCAGGGTCGAGATCGATTCCGTAGGTAAGAAAACGTCCCACGACCGGCGCGTAAAACGCATCTGCGATTCCGAATTGTTTTCCAAAAAGAAACGGTCCTTTATAAGTAGTGAGACATTCTTTCCAGATGGATTCGATTCTTCGAATGTCTTTCCAGGCTTCTTCCGGAAAGGTTCTTCCGTGTAATTTTTCGGCGAGGTTCATCGAAAGATTTTTTCTAAGATCGCTAAAACCCGAATGCATCTCCGCGACGATCGATCTTGCAAAGGCTCTCGCGGCCTTATCTTTCGGCCAAAGATTTTTTTCAGGAAAACTTTCGGCGATGTATTCAACGATGCTTAACGTGTCCCAAACATTGATATCTCCGTCGATGAGAACGGGAACCTTGTTTGCATTTGAGTAGAGTTTGATTTTTTCAAAAAACTCGGGCGTGTTTAGAACGAGTGAAATTTCAGTAAAAGGAACTTTGATTTCTTTTAATAAAATCCAAGGACGCAAAGACCAAGAGGAGAATTTTTTATCGCCGATAACGAGTTGAAGATCTGCCATAAGACCAAACTTCTTCAATTGAAGAATCTTGAAAATTGAAATTCTTCGGTTCTAAGATTCTAAATAAAAACAAAATTACTTTTGTAAAGGATCTTAGTCTTTTACGGGCAGGAAAATTTCCATTCTATTGTCCAGGCGGTTCTCGCTGGTTAAAAATTTACGATCGAGAACATCCGGACCATTGAGTTGGAGCCCCGATTCCGGGAGCCATTTAAGATAGATTTGTTTCCAGGCCTCGATCGCCGGCTCCGGACCGTTTCCGAAAACTTCAAAAACGACGTATCTCGCGGGTGGAATATTCAAAAGTTGAAATGGAGAATGTTTTGATTCGGAGTTTTTTTGTTTTGAGTCCTGGATTGAATCGTTTGAAGAATTTTTCATCACGTCGCATCCGATTAAAAACGGAAATTCGTAATTCTCTTCCCAATCCGAATATATTCCAAAAATAGAATATTCGTCTTTTCTGTTTTGAATCGAATTCCAGATTTTTTCGGAAACAAAACGATCCCAGGCGTTTGTGATATCGGTAAAGTTCTGACCGCCTTTCATCGTAGTTTGACCGGGAACGCCGAGTATATTCCATTCCATAACGAGGACGTCTTTGCGGCGAACCTTGGCGACTTCTTCTCGGATTTCCAGAGGTCTTGGAGTAAGTTCGAATTTAGGAAGAAAGGAGAGCGGTCTTCCCGATTTCCTCGCTTCCGAAGGGGTGATCTGATAGAGTTTTCGAAAGGCTCTCAAAAAGGATTCGGGGGATTCGTATCCGTGATCCAAAGCGATATCCAGAATATTCTTTTTCGAAAACAAGATTTCTTTTCCAGCTTCGGAAAGACGACGTTGACGAATGTATTCTTTTACCGAATAGCCGGTAACAAATCGAAACAATCTTTGAAAATACCAATGAGATACAAAGACAGATTCAGAAACCTTTTCCAAAGTCAGATTGGAAGCGAGATTTTTTTCTATAAAATCCAGAGAACTTCTGACTACGGACTCGGCTTCGTATGCCATAAGCGTTTAGTATTTTAGAGGAAGCGATAAAGAAGCCAAAACGGTTTCAACCGGGATCTCTGAAACAGAATGATCTAAAATATTAGATATTTGGAATGTTCCTGAATGTTTTCGCGCCACAAAGTCGACGATCGTCAAACCGAGTCCAGAGAAAAAAGTTTCCAGAGGAAGGCTCTCGTAGATAAAACCGGTCAGACGATAGAAGGGCTGTTTTACCAAAATTTCCTTATCTCTAGGAACCCCTGGAATCGATTTCAGATCGAATTCGTTTTTGAAAAAGAGGTTTAACATTCCGTTTTGAATTTTATCGTAGATAAGAATTTTCGTATCTTTACGCGAATACTTGACCGCGTTTACGATCAATTCTTCTAAAATCAATTGAATCGAAGTTTTATCCACTTCGATTTGGATTGTATTGGAATGTAAGGATTTATGAAACGAAATTTCTAAGGACTTTTCAGTTAAAAAGTTATCCATCTTTTGATTTGCATTTTCGATCGTATTCCGGATCAAGTCGAAAAGATCGGAAAGGCTTATCGTCTCTCTTTGGTTCGTGATATCTCGATTGAGAATGCTCATACTTTTTTCCAAACACTTGAGAGTATCGTGGACCGTTTGATTGTTTTGAAAAAGAAGATCGGTAATCTCCTTTGGTAAAATGCAATTTTCTCCTTCGAACGTTGCGGAAGTTTCCAGGATTTCGATCAAGCTTACGATGGCGCCGAAACCTCCTCCGCTCAAAAAAGTTTGTTTGATATTATTGAGGGTTACTTTGCTGATATCGACCGTTTTATCAAGATCTGACAGCCAGGATTGTTTGTATAAAATCCAGTCCAACTGCGCTCTCAGTCTCGTTTCAGTTTCTTCCTGAAAGACTTTCTCTATCGCTTTTTTTTTTGTATATTCTACGATCCGTTTCATACAATGTCCGAAAACTTGAATGTCCACGGGTTTGATCAAATAATCCAAAACTCCCAATTTCATTACTTCGATGATAGTATCCGGTTGGTTGTTTCCGGTTTGAACTAGAATGATCGGGTCTTCTATGAAACTTTTAATTTCCCTAATGAAATCCTGTCCTTTGATAAATGGAGTTTCGAGATCTACGATAAACGCCGCGTAGCGGTTTTTTCGAGCGGCCTCTAAGGCTTGTTTTCCGTTTGGATAACCTTCCGCGGCGATTCCTAAAATTTTGCAGACCTGGAGTAATAGATTTCTGATTTCTTCCGCATCTTCTAAGATAAGAATCGGGTCTCTCAGTGCAATCGGTTGTTCCGGAGAGAATTGTTTGATTTGATTTTGGCGAATGTCGATTGTGTTTATCATTTGTCTATTACCTAACTAACTAAAGTCACTGATTTTTATCAATACCCGCGCGCGGTTTCTTACAACGGATAGAATTGACGGAAGAGAAATATACTTTCATACTAAGGTAGTATTTAAACTGAAATTCTCACTCTTGATCAAAGCAACACCCACGCTACTCAAGGGATATGGAGGGAATGTATGTCAATCGTGGAAAATCAGAACCAAATCAAGAGCGAAGATTTGTCATCAATCTTAACTTCTTATTTCTATCAGTATCCGCACGCGATGTTTATCACAGACAGAGAGGGAAAGATAGAATTTACCAATCCCGTATTTGAAAGACTGTCCGGATATCAACGAAACGAATTGATCGGCAAGAATCCTAGATTCTTTCAATCAGGGAATCACGATTCTGAATTTTATGAAAATTTCTGGAGAACGATTCTGGCCGGAAAAGAATACGAAGGGAATTTTTTAAATAAAAACGGAATGGGAGAAACAATTTCTTGGAAGGAAAGAATCACCCCACTCCGGGATGAAAAAGGCAATATCTCGAATTTTCTTTGTAAGGTGGATCTTCCACAAGATAAACTCGCTTCCGTCACCGTTAATCCATCTTCGGATTCGGGAGTTTCTTCCACAAAGATCAAAGAATCCCTTTTTCCAAAACTTCAAAAAGAATACGGCCTTACTTATCAAGAAGCGAAAATCTGCGAACTTCTCGTAGCCGGACAAACTAGAGAAAGTCTGGTGAAACAGCTCGGCGTTCACTCCGGAACTTTGAAGAATCATCTAAAAGCGATCTACCGAAAAACGATCGAAAGAGATCTCGCAGAGCCCGGGCAGGGAAGAGATAAACTACAAAGATTAACCGTATTTTTGATTCGTCTTTGTTGATCTAAAAGCTTTCGAATCGCTATTCACATTAGAATAAAACGTTCTTCTATATCGCTTAGAAGAGCGTTTCCTATTTTTTAACTCCTATTATTACTTTAGGGCTTAGACAAAAATCAAATCGTGTTGTATGATTTGAATTCAACTTTCTTAATTTGTTTCATCCCCTCATTCAAAACAATCTCAAAAAGCGTAATATTTCAGTGAAGGAAAAATTGGATCTTAAGTCGGCGGCTTTCTCTTTTCTCGAGAATAGCTCGATGCTCGTTTGTTTCGCCTCCGAAAAGGGAGAGGTGCTCTACTTAAATCAATCGGGATTGAATATGCTCGGCCTTTCCGGAGAAGAGGCGGTGAAAAAAACGATTTTGGATCTGCATCCGAAAAGGTATCGGGAAAAAATACTTTCGGAAGTTCTTCCGTTTGCCTTTGAAAAGGGAGAATGGAACGGAGATCTTTTGCTTTCTTCGCCTAACGGGAGTATATTGGTCCAAGAGACGATTCGTATCGAAAAAGCCGAAGACGGAGAAATCGAATCCATCGTTTTGATCGCCGAAGACGTTCTAAAGGCGCAAGCCAATTCTAAAAGTTATAGATCCGGAGAGATTCTTTATTCCACTCTTTTATCCGCAGTAGAAGAAGGGATTTTATTCGTGGATAGCACCGGAACGATCCTGAGAACCAATCAGAGTTTGGAAAAAATGCTCGGGGTAAAAACGGAATCCATCGTCGGTCACTCCTATCATAGTTCCGCTTGGCGAACGATCTATCCGGACGGACGCGTTACACACATGGAAGAATCTCCGATATACTATACTTTGAGCACGGGGCTCCCGGTTCGAAGAGAAGTTTTAGGATTTGTAAAATCGGATCTGCAAGTTCTTTGGGCGCACGTTACTACGGTTCCCCTATTTGATCCGGAGGCGGATCGAATGATGGGAGTTGTCGTGACGATTTCCGATATCACAAAGGAAAAAGAAAACGAGGATCGATTGAAACAACTGTCCATGGTCGCTTCGCAAACGGGAGACGCCGTTTTGATAACCGATCTGGACGGAAAAATTCTTTTTGTAAATCCCGCCTTTGAAATCGTTACCGGTTATCTTTCCGAGGAAGCGATCGGTCAATTTCCCTCTTTGCTCAAATCGGGAGTTCATTCTCCTGAATTTTATCGGGAGATGTGGGATGTAATTTCCAAGGGAGAAACTTTTCGGGCCACGATCACGAATCGAAAAAAGGAAGGGGCTCTCTTTTATTGCGAACAAACGATCAATCCGTTACGGGACGCAAAGGGAAGAATTCTCTATTACGTTTCTCTCCTTAGAGATGTGACCGAAAAAATGGAATCCTTTGAAAAATTAAGACTGAGCGAGGAGAACTATCGGATTCTTTTCGAAAATTCGATCGAGGGAATTTTTTCAAGCTCCTATGACGGAAAATTCATACAAGTAAATCCGGCGATGAGTAAAATAACGGGATATTCCAAAGAAGAACTGTTGAGTTTGGATCTGCAAAAAGATCTGTATGTCCACGGAGATCAAAGATCATTCTTTTTGAATATGATTCTTCAGAATTCCAAGATAGAAGGAGAGATCGTTCAACTTAAAAAAAAGGACGGTTCCACGATCTACGTCGAAGTCTTTGCCGTGGCCCATTTTGATTCGAACGGAAACATGAAACAGATCGACGGAAGAATGATCGACATCAGTCCCAAAATCGCCGCGGAAGAAGAACGGAACTTTTATGAAAAAAAGCTTAGACAGTCTCAAAAATTGGAGGCGCTCGGCACTCTGATCTCGAGCGTAGCGCATGAGATCAATAACCCGCTCATGTGTATATTAGGATATTCTCAAATTCTAAGTTTGGAAATGACGGATCCCGCGCATATTAAGTTTGCGGGAATCATTACGGAAGAGGCGAAACGTCTGTCTTCGGTTGTGGTCAACCTTCTGGACTTTTCCAGAAAAGAATCTGATAGTTTTAAAAAGTACGATATCGCTCGCGTCGTCGAATCTGCGGTTTCTCTTTTGGACAACGTTTTTGAGAAAAACTACATTCTCGTAGAAACTGAGTTCGAACTAGATCTTCCTCTCGTTGAAATGAGAGAACAGTTGATTCGTCAGGTATTGATCAATCTTCTTGTCAATTCGAAGGACGCGTTGAATACGAAATACCCCGAGAGAAATCTCCATAAGAGAATCATAATACGCCTCGAAGCCTGCGTTTCGGAATCCGAACCTTATGTTAAGTTGACTCTCGAAGATTCGGGACAAGGAATCCCTTCGGAAATTTTAAAACAGATCTACGATCCTTTTTTTACTACCAAAAGAGAACAGGGTGGAACCGGGCTGGGGATTCCGATCAGCCAGGGGATTATCAAAGAACACAACGGTTTTTTTACGATACAATCGGTTTACAAACGTTATACGATTTGCACGATTCTTCTGCCCGTAACTCAAAGATAGATTTGATATCCGTTTGCAGAATCACGGCAATTTGATTTTTATTTTTTGCCCCAGAGATTTTCCAAGTAAGCCTCTCTTCCCGAACCTTTGCGATACGATTTATAGTGATCCGGGTTGGTCTTATAATAATTCTGATGATAACCTTCCGCAGGATAAAAAGAAGTAAAAGAAATGATTTCTACAACGATAGGAGCGTTGAATTTACCGGACTTCTCCAATTCTTTTTTGGATTCTTCGGCGGCTTTCTTTTGTGATTCGTTGTGAAAAAAAATTCCGGTTCGATATTGATTGCCTCTGTCCGCAAACTGACCTCCGTTATCCGTCGGATTGATCTGTCTCCAAAAAACGCGTAAGAGTTCGGAATAACGAATCTTAGAAGGATCGTATTCGATCTGAACCGATTCTCTATGACCAGTTCTTCCGTAACCGACGTCTTCATAAGTAGGATTGACTTCTTTGCCTCCCGCATAACCCGATGTGACTGAGATCACTCCCGGTAAGGATTCGAACGGACCTTCCATACACCAGAAACAACCGCCGGCGAACGTAGCCTTCTCCGTCTTTGGACCCGCGCTCAGAGGAGAAAGGAAAAATCCGAGAAAGAAAACGATAAAAATTTTGGAGTAGAGCATTCTACCCTCCTAAGAACAGAGTTCGTTATTTTGACGGAGCGGTTACAGAGAGAGAACGAAACAAATCCCGTTTTTTTGTTTTTCATTTCGAAAGAGAAAAAATTTCTATGTTTTCTTTTCCAGATTCTAATTCTAAGAGTAAGAATATGAAAATCGCAATCTTAGGAAGTGGAATCGCGGGACTCAGCGCTTGTTGGTATCTGAGTAAAGAACACGAGGTTGTTCTCATGGAACGTCATTCACTTCCCGGAATGGATGCACACGGAACCGATGTGGCTCTCAAGGATAGAATTTTTAGATTCGACGTTCCTTTCAGAGCTTTCAAACAAAACTACTACCCCTGTCTGATCGAGATGTATCGCGAAGCGGGAATCGAATTTCGGCCCGTCGATTATTCTTTTTCGTTAAGCGAAAGAGACGGAACTACATACTTTCAATTTGCGACCTTCGGACTCGGAGGAAATTTTTATCCATTCGTTTCTCCCGTTTGTTTTAAGACCGGGGAATCCAGAAGAATTTTCGGAGACACGATTCGATTTTACAGAGAATCTGCGGACCAGTGGGAATCTCTGAAAGGCGAACAACTTACGATTTCGGGATTCTTACAAAGATTCGGTTATTCAAAAGAATTCGAAGATAAGTATTTGGTTCCCATGTTCGCGACGATCAACACTTGTACACTCAAGAGCGCGAAAAATTATCCTGCAGAGGCGGTGATCAGTTATCACGCTCAGGGTTTGAAATTTCTTAGATTCTTAACCGCGAGTCATGGAACGAGGGACATCACAACTCGTCTTTCCGTGGGCGCAAAAGAAGTACGTTTGAAATCGAATCCGAAAAAGATCGAACTCAACGGTAAAAAAGTTTTTGTGAACTTCGAAGACGGAAGAGAAGAATTTGATCGTGTCGTAGTTGCAACTCCGGCCAACCAAGCGATTGGACTTCTTCCGGACGAGATGAGTCGGGAAAAGGAGCTTCTCGCTTCCTTTCGTTACGAAGAATCTGAAATTCTCATGCACACCGATTCTTCTTTTATGCCCAATAAAAAAAGTCACTGGGCTCCTCTCTGTTTTACTCTTTCTCCCGAAACCGACAAACCGTCTGCGACGATTCGTCTCAACAAGGTTCTTCCCGAGATCGGAAAAGAAGAGATCTTTCAGACTTGGAATCCTTTAGGAGATCCGAAGGCGGGGACCTTGATTTCCCGTTCTCGTTTTGAAAGACCGGTGATCGATCTCAAAAATCAAAAGACCATCGAAGAACTAAAGAGTCTTCAAGAACAATCCGGAAGAAAAGTCTGGTTTTGCGGATCCTATGCAAGATATGGAATCCCTCTTCTCGAAGCGGGTGTTTCCACGTCCTTGGATGTAAAACGCTGGGTCAACGAATCGATGCGCTCTTAGCCGGGCTTTTTCTATTCAAAGCGAAGGGGTTTTGTAGGAGTTCCTACAAAATTGAAGAGGAAAATTCCACTCGCTTAAAGTTGAATTTTGTGATAGAGAAAAGTCGCCGCGAGTTTTTCCCGCCACCGCACCCCTCCACCCAAGTTCAGGGCGGGGCGCGCGACTTTCACGGAAGAGCCGTCGGAGTTCCTACAAAATTGAATAGGAAAATTCCACTTGCTTAAAGTTGAATTTTGTGATAGAGAAAAGTCGCCGCGAGTTTTTCCCGCCACCGCTCCCCTCTACCCAAGATCAGGGCGGGGCGCGCGACTTTCACGGAAGAGCCGTCGGAGTTACGACAAATTTTTCTGAAGATTCAATCCCGATATCGGCTTTTCGGCGGAATAGAGAACGAATTGGAAATACTTTTCCATTCTTTCTCCCCCTAAGAATTTTCCGAAGCTCGCGTATTTGGCCGCGATCCTCTCGGGAATTTCAGTTTGACCGGGTCTCGTTTTTTCTTTTAAGAATTTTGCAAATCCTCTAAAGACGTTTTTTTCTAAGAATGTAAATTCATCGGTTTTAAAACCCACGTCCTTGAGAATTCGAGAAAGAGAATTCGGAGTCACTCGGTTCTTGGAAGGAATTCCGCTGAGCTTGCAGACAAAACTTCGAAACAAAGAATCTAAAATTCCAAAACGCCCGTCTCTGAGAATCAGTTCCACGGAAACCAGACGTCCTTTGGGTTTAAGAACACGAAAGGCTTCCTTACAAAATCGAATTCGGTCCGGAAAAAAATAGGCGCTGTCCAAGCAAAGAATTCGATCAAAACTTTCTTCAGGAAAAGAAGACATCGTATTTTCCAAAGAAGCGCAGATCAATTTGGGTAGAATTTCCTTCTTTTCGTTTAAGAGATTTTTTGCAAATTCAACCTGAACCGGAGAAGGATTGATTCCTGTGAGATGAGAAAATGGGAGTGAGAATTCTTCCTTCCAGACAAAGAACTGATCTCCACAACCGAAGCCGAGATCCAAAACTTCTTGTTCCGGTTTTAAGTCGGCCGTCTTTCCTAAAAGAGAGGCTAACGTTTTGCAAGCGGTCGGGTAGTCTTCCGTGTCTTTCCAAAAACCGAAATTCGCCCAAGAAGAATTCTTAGGATTGAGAAGGAGATGAGTCAGAGTGTTCGGAGCTTCTTCGAGTCCGAAGCGTTTTGCGGAGGTCATCTTAGAAAATTCTTCCCTGAGGGAAATATTCCATAGAATGTCGCAAATTGGCGATTTGAAGCATTATAGGACACGAGGTCTTTGAGGACCGAAAAAGAAACAGGTTGAATTTAGATTTCATTTGATAAAATGCTATACATATATTTAGTCCATCCGATAAGTATTTTAGGACTCCGTTTCTCATCTTGAGTCCGTTTGAAATTCAGTACAATTTCGATTCTTCCCAAGGAAGAAGTTTTCGAAGTTTATAAACTCAGAGAGAATCATGCTGTTATTAACGCTCCTAGATCCGATCCAAGCAAGAAGCAATTTGTTGCTTCGCTGGAAAAAGAAACTCAATCGCAAGAAGGTTTATCCCGTTCTCATATTTCCCGAAGGCTCTCTGAATCTCGAGAGGCTTCATCGACTCGCAAAAATTACTTCCAAGCAAAAGATTTTTTCTTCCAGTCCCGTTTTCTTTTATGCGGAATCCATTTTGAAGGCCGGGTCCTTTCTTCTTTCGGATAGTATTCCTAAGGAAGAAAAAATTCTTCCGATCTTCGTGGACTTCGGTTCTCTTTCTAAGGACAGAGAAGGAAGAGACTTCGAGGAACAGGTTTTACTTCTTCAGGAGAAAATTGGAAGTCGTTTCTCGGCGGTTTGTTTTTTAGAGACTGGGAAAACTCAAGCAGGATTGGAAAGATCGGGGAACAGGAACTGGCTCTTTCACAAGTCTTCTCTCGTTTTAGAGATTTCCGGTTCTAATTTCAAAATTCTAAGGAAGGATTTACCCGAAGAAGAAGGTGAGACCTATCTGGAACCCTGGATTCCTTCGGGTTTGCTTGAGAATCGTCCTTAAGAAATTTATTTACTACTTGGAAGAGAGTAAGATCGAACCGGGAGCTTCGAGAGGAACTTGCATTAAATATTACTCGATTTTAGTATTTTAATTGAAGTTTTTTTTATCCCATTCTTGATAGATAAAAATTTTGCCTTAGGCAATAAACGCAGGGATCTTCTGCATGATCGAGAAACGAATCAACAAATTCGGGGAGAACGGAACCTTCGCGACGAAGACCATCCCCCAAGGAACTCTGCTGTTCAGTTACAGCGAGTGGATCGAGGATGAAGAGTTCGGGTGGAAAGTTCTGACGGTTGAAGAAGCCGAGTCTCTTCCCGATTCTGAGAAGGACATCTTCATGAAGTATGGATACGATGTGGATTTTGGAATCGTCACCGGGCCAACGAGCGGCGAATACGTAATCAACCATTCTAACTTTATGAATCATTCTTGTGATCCCAATATGTGGTATGACGAGGACGACAACATTGTCGCTAAGAGGGAAATTCTCGCCGGAGAAGAACTTACGATTGATTACGCAAATTTCGTAGTGAACTTCGACCAGACCTTCGAGTGCGGTTGCGGATCTGCCAACTGCAGAAAATTTATCCGAAAAGACGATTGGAAGCTTCTGATCAACGAGTATCAGATGCACTTTCCAAAATTCATCCAAAAAGAAATCAAAAAGCTGTACGTTAAAATTCCAGTATAGAACGACTTAAAACGAAAAATCCTATTTTCTGACCTTTAAGATTCGTTCCAGGATTCCTCTGCTGAGAAGTCCTGGAGAATCTTCCGAAATCGCAGTGTTGGTGCTTCTCGCGTTTTCTATCGAATAGAAAACGTCGGGTTCCACTTCCTTTACGATCGCCATTGCCTGGCGGATCTTTTTTCTTTTTAAAACCGTAAAGACGATCTTCACCGGTCCTCTGCTTCCTTGTCCGTCCATCGTAGTGACTCGATAACCCGCTTCGGAAAGTTTGTTCGCGATCGCAGATCCGTTTCGAGGAGAGATGATACGAAGAAGAGAAAAACCGATCGCCAACTTTTCTTCTAAGATCATTCCGATAAAAGTTCCAGTCGCGAAACCTCCGGCATACGCAAGATAGCAGAAGACGTTGTTCAGATTTTTGATGACCTGTGTGATAACTACAACCCAGAGGAGGACTTCTAAAAATCCAAGCGAAGCCGCGATCGCTTTTTTCTCTCGGGTGAGAAGAATGACGCGGATCGTTCCGATTGATACGTCGGCCACTCTGGAAAAAAAGATAAAACAAGGAAGAAGAACGTAATCAAAGATCGGATTACCGGGAGAAGGAAAGCTCAGTTCCATACAAGACAAGGATTGTTTGGTAAATCGAAAACGTCGAGGAGAAATACACGATTCTTAAAGTTCGTTTGGAAAACGCGGATGATTCCTAATCTTCTCAAAGACTCGGAGTTCGATTTAGACAAAATAAAATTCGTAAGAATCTCGTTGGGAACGAGTAGAATTTGTTTTGTAAGATTCAAAGATTCTATGATTTTTAAAAAGACGGCGGTTGATAAACGACTTATAAACGGCTTAGAATTCGGGAATAGATTTAAAAAAATAAAATATCGATTTCGTTTAACGTAGTTCTTTTTTAAATCCTTTTTTAAAATTGGATTTCAATTCTAAAATTCGATTCTAAGATTCCTCTCCATGAATCGATACATTTTTTCCTTGTTTCTTTTGTCTTCCATTCTCTATCAATGCG
This is a stretch of genomic DNA from Leptospira tipperaryensis. It encodes these proteins:
- a CDS encoding DUF2179 domain-containing protein; amino-acid sequence: MELSFPSPGNPIFDYVLLPCFIFFSRVADVSIGTIRVILLTREKKAIAASLGFLEVLLWVVVITQVIKNLNNVFCYLAYAGGFATGTFIGMILEEKLAIGFSLLRIISPRNGSAIANKLSEAGYRVTTMDGQGSRGPVKIVFTVLKRKKIRQAMAIVKEVEPDVFYSIENARSTNTAISEDSPGLLSRGILERILKVRK